Proteins encoded within one genomic window of Episyrphus balteatus chromosome 1, idEpiBalt1.1, whole genome shotgun sequence:
- the LOC129907395 gene encoding uncharacterized protein LOC129907395 isoform X1, which produces MVTSKLLTSKTRVAPLKMVTIPRLELSATELLSRLVKGVIESMEWPTAEYVLWLDSSPAYYWIRKETRNLRTYVANRVSSIQTNTDLRCWRHIDGKENPADLLSRGVLPKDLVNSNLWLHGPSWITREQTQWPKSRIMEEVHQEVEKEMKIFSVTFFKEPIQIRLKRSMNCVPLLEYTGTLEKAINILSYAGRFIENWIKWRRKLKQAKRKINRRPKRIRKQQAVAPPTLREKAEAMEYLIRKNQQASYNKEITALRAGKQLPDKSPIEGLKPIIDEHGLLRFGGRLGRSEVDYEMKHPVIIANGSRLAELLMDNAHREMKHGGIQIMMQFIRQRYWIPKLRDGLRNHIHKCVVCVRLNARMEGQLMGEIPSERVQVGKPFLATGVDYAGPFELKVSSGVGGRKRRKCWVSIFVCIRTRAVHIEIVGDLSTIAFIACFERFIARRGRCEKMFSDNGTAFVGASKELNKALKVFSDKEALEHLHSKGTEWHFMTPAAPHQGGIYEAAVKSMKFHLRRILGQKILPYEEFSTLLTQIEAILNSRPLHPLSDDPMDVQALTPGHFLVGEPLILPLPFRLDERPDTVGAKFWKERQQMVNHFWARWQSEYLTTLQERKKWRKVKENLKVGQLVVLKSENFPPASWGMARICELLPGRDGLVRNVIVQTATRKLKRPVQKICILYFFIKSCYVLQTCRSCVSLSETEIINVGFLIYIFPT; this is translated from the coding sequence TCTAGCCCGGCATATTACTGGATAAGGAAGGAGACAAGAAATCTTAGAACATATGTTGCAAACCGAGTTTCTTCGATCCAAACCAATACAGATCTTAGATGCTGGCGTCACATTGATGGCAAGGAGAATCCAGCTGATCTACTTTCAAGAGGAGTTCTACCAAAGGATTTGGTCAACAGTAATTTATGGCTACACGGTCCTAGTTGGATAACTAGGGAACAAACCCAATGGCCGAAGAGTAGAATAATGGAGGAAGTTCACCAGGAGGTGGAAAAGGAGATGAAGATATTTTCTGTGACGTTCTTCAAGGAACCAATACAAATAAGACTTAAAAGATCTATGAACTGTGTTCCATTGTTGGAATATACGGGAACATTGGAGAAAGCAATAAATATTCTCAGTTATGCCGGGAGGTTTATAGAGAATTGGATTAAATGGAGAAGAAAGCTGAAGCAAGCAAAGCGGAAAATAAATCGGAGACCTAAGAGAATAAGGAAGCAACAGGCAGTTGCGCCTCCTACTCTAAGAGAAAAAGCGGAAGCTATGGAGTATCTGATACGAAAAAATCAGCAAGCAAGTTACAACAAGGAGATTACTGCACTGAGAGCTGGAAAGCAGTTACCGGACAAGAGTCCAATAGAAGGGTTGAAACCAATCATAGATGAGCATGGGTTGCTTCGGTTTGGTGGTAGGCTAGGTAGGTCAGAGGTAGATTATGAAATGAAACATCCAGTGATTATTGCTAACGGTTCAAGGTTAGCTGAATTACTAATGGATAATGCTCACCGGGAGATGAAGCATGGAGGCATTCAAATAATGATGCAATTTATAAGACAAAGGTACTGGATACCAAAGTTAAGGGATGGATTAAGAAATCACATTCATAAATGTGTTGTTTGTGTGCGATTAAATGCACGAATGGAGGGACAACTGATGGGGGAAATACCATCAGAGAGAGTCCAGGTTGGGAAACCATTTTTAGCTACCGGAGTAGATTATGCTGGTCCTTTTGAATTAAAGGTATCCAGTGGAGTAGGAGGGAGAAAAAGGAGAAAATGTTGGGTTTCAATATTCGTCTGCATAAGAACTAGAGCAGTTCATATTGAGATCGTAGGAGATCTATCAACAATAGCCTTCATTGCTTGTTTTGAACGGTTTATTGCTAGGAGAGGGAGATGCGAGAAAATGTTTAGCGACAACGGAACTGCTTTCGTTGGCGCATCTAAAGAACTAAATAAAGCTTTAAAAGTCTTTTCAGATAAGGAAGCATTGGAGCATTTGCATAGCAAAGGAACTGAATGGCACTTCATGACCCCAGCCGCACCACACCAAGGAGGTATATATGAGGCTGCGGTTAAATCGATGAAGTTTCATTTAAGGAGAATACTTGGGCAAAAGATATTGCCTTATGAGGAGTTTTCAACGTTATTAACGCAGATCGAAGCCATCCTCAATTCCAGGCCGCTTCATCCGCTTAGTGACGACCCAATGGACGTTCAGGCGCTAACGCCGGGACATTTCCTGGTAGGTGAACCACTAATTTTACCTCTTCCTTTCAGATTAGACGAAAGACCAGATACAGTGGGAGCTAAATTCTGGAAAGAGAGACAACAAATGGTTAATCATTTCTGGGCCAGGTGGCAGTCAGAATATTTGACCACTCTGCAGGAGCGGAAAAAATGGAGAAAGGTGAAGGAGAACTTGAAGGTTGGTCAACTAGTAGTTCTCAAAAGTGAGAATTTCCCTCCAGCCAGCTGGGGCATGGCTCGGATATGCGAACTCCTCCCAGGCCGGGACGGGTTGGTCCGAAACGTCATCGTCCAAACAGCCACTAGAAAATTAAAGAGACCGGTGCAGAAGATATGCAtcctgtatttttttattaagtctTGTTACGTCCTTCAGACGTGCAGGTCATgtgttagtctttcagaaacgGAGATAATAAATGtgggttttttaatttatatttttcccaCATAA